A single window of Parabacteroides sp. FAFU027 DNA harbors:
- a CDS encoding prohibitin family protein produces MVLVVLGIIVLIAGGVVSKVAKPTAVYGRFVKIAGLALVILGLGVACIVQIEPGEVGVQKLFGKVSNETLESGLNVINPLVDVVPFNIKTQNYTMSGVHDEGDRSGDDAIRVLSADGLEVVIDLTVLYKVIPAEAPRILREIGPDYINTIVRPICRTKIRDNAVYYDAVALYSTKRDEFQTRIFKTIEHDFQKRGLVLEQLLVRNITLPKSVKQTIESKINAEQEAQKMTFVLQKERQEAERKRVEAQGIADYQKILSTGLSDKQLQYEMIKAIATSPNAKLIIMDSKKSAPIIVDGK; encoded by the coding sequence ATGGTACTTGTAGTTCTTGGAATAATAGTCTTGATTGCCGGGGGCGTTGTTTCTAAAGTGGCAAAACCGACGGCTGTTTATGGCCGTTTTGTAAAGATTGCCGGATTGGCGCTTGTCATCCTTGGATTGGGTGTTGCCTGTATCGTTCAGATTGAGCCCGGAGAAGTTGGTGTACAAAAACTTTTTGGGAAGGTCAGCAATGAAACTCTGGAGAGTGGATTAAATGTGATAAATCCATTAGTAGATGTTGTGCCGTTTAATATAAAAACGCAGAACTATACCATGTCGGGTGTCCACGATGAAGGAGACCGAAGTGGAGATGATGCTATTCGCGTGCTTTCGGCTGACGGGCTTGAGGTGGTTATTGATCTCACGGTACTATATAAAGTGATCCCGGCTGAAGCTCCCCGAATTTTAAGAGAAATTGGCCCCGACTATATTAACACCATAGTCCGGCCTATTTGCCGTACCAAAATCAGGGATAATGCGGTTTATTACGATGCGGTAGCGCTTTATTCCACGAAGCGTGATGAGTTTCAAACGCGGATTTTTAAAACCATTGAACACGATTTTCAGAAACGAGGACTCGTATTGGAGCAATTGTTGGTGAGAAACATTACTTTGCCCAAATCGGTCAAACAGACCATAGAATCGAAAATCAATGCTGAGCAAGAAGCGCAGAAGATGACCTTTGTCCTGCAAAAAGAGCGTCAGGAGGCAGAACGGAAAAGAGTGGAGGCTCAGGGTATTGCCGATTACCAGAAAATCCTGAGCACCGGACTGAGTGATAAACAGCTGCAATACGAGATGATCAAAGCCATAGCGACATCTCCCAATGCAAAACTGATTATTATGGACAGTAAGAAAAGTGCCCCGATAATTGTGGATGGAAAATAA
- a CDS encoding V4R domain-containing protein, whose translation MREDNYTFQWSDLGDIELGRPELGNTTYVSIYRMLQFSVRSAIALEYGGKAAQKIFYNAGLMAGMEFCINNLDTNLDACQFFIHLADKLKEFNIGLLEVEKTDLGNLHFIVTVSEDLDCSGLPDSKETVCGFDEGFISGILREYMGIDFLVKEIDCWSNGNKLCRFEIKKK comes from the coding sequence ATGAGGGAAGATAACTACACATTCCAATGGAGTGATTTGGGTGATATAGAATTAGGTCGTCCGGAATTGGGAAACACGACATACGTTTCGATTTACCGTATGCTCCAGTTTTCTGTTCGCAGTGCCATTGCTCTGGAATATGGAGGCAAGGCAGCACAAAAAATATTCTACAATGCCGGATTAATGGCCGGAATGGAGTTCTGCATAAATAATCTGGATACAAATCTTGATGCTTGCCAGTTTTTCATACATTTGGCAGATAAACTAAAAGAGTTCAACATCGGGCTTCTTGAAGTAGAAAAAACAGATCTTGGAAACCTGCACTTTATTGTCACTGTCTCGGAAGACCTCGATTGCTCCGGATTGCCTGACAGTAAAGAAACCGTCTGCGGATTTGATGAAGGATTCATCTCCGGTATCCTGAGAGAATATATGGGGATAGATTTTCTAGTGAAAGAAATCGACTGCTGGTCAAACGGCAATAAGCTTTGCCGTTTTGAGATCAAGAAGAAATAA
- the fucI gene encoding L-fucose isomerase — translation MKTGRYQGENPKVGIRPIIDARQGGVRESLEVQTMNMAKSAAELISSTLKYSDGTPVQCVIADSTIGRVDEAAACAEKFRREGVGVVLSVTPCWCYGSETIEYDAQVPKAIWGFNGTERPGAVYLAAALAGHTQKGLPAFGIYGKDVQDNSDTSIPADVKEKIIRFVKSGLAVATLRGKSYLSIGSVSMGIAGSIVDADFFQSYLGMRSENVDMTEILRRIEQNIFDPEEFKKAMAWTEKNCKANEGEDFNDADKLKSRAELDADWEFVVKMTLIIRDLMIGNPKLKELGFAEEALGHNAIASGFQGQRQWTDFKPNGDFSEAILNSSFDWNGIREAFVVATENDALNGVAMLFGKLLTNTAQVFADVRTYWSPEAVERVTGKKLEGLAANGLIHLINSGSAALDGSGEQTKEGQPAMKPFWEITEEEADKCLKATTWFPAARGYFRGGGFSSNFLSKGGMPVTMARVNLVKGLGPVLQIAEGWTVDIPADVHQILNERTDKTWPTTWFTPRLTGKGAFRDVYSVMNNWGANHGAFSYGHIGADLITLASMLRIPVCMHNVDDEQIFRPSAWASFGMDAEGSDYRACQTYGALYK, via the coding sequence ATGAAGACCGGAAGATATCAGGGAGAGAATCCTAAAGTAGGTATTCGCCCGATTATTGATGCACGTCAGGGAGGCGTTCGTGAATCCCTCGAAGTGCAAACCATGAACATGGCTAAAAGTGCCGCAGAACTGATTAGTTCTACTCTTAAATACAGCGATGGTACACCCGTACAATGCGTAATCGCTGATTCAACCATCGGCCGTGTAGATGAAGCGGCAGCCTGTGCTGAAAAGTTCAGACGTGAAGGTGTGGGCGTTGTCCTTTCCGTTACTCCTTGCTGGTGCTACGGAAGCGAAACCATTGAATACGATGCTCAGGTGCCAAAAGCGATCTGGGGATTCAACGGAACAGAGCGTCCGGGTGCGGTTTATCTTGCTGCGGCATTGGCCGGTCACACTCAGAAAGGCCTTCCTGCATTCGGTATTTACGGAAAAGACGTACAGGATAACAGCGACACTTCTATTCCGGCTGATGTTAAGGAGAAAATCATCCGTTTCGTTAAATCAGGCTTGGCAGTAGCAACTTTGCGCGGTAAATCCTATTTGTCTATAGGCTCTGTATCTATGGGTATTGCAGGTTCTATCGTGGATGCGGATTTCTTCCAAAGCTACCTCGGCATGCGTAGCGAGAATGTCGATATGACTGAAATCCTTCGCCGCATAGAGCAGAATATCTTCGACCCAGAAGAGTTCAAAAAAGCTATGGCGTGGACTGAAAAGAACTGTAAAGCTAACGAAGGCGAAGACTTTAACGATGCCGATAAACTCAAATCCCGTGCTGAACTGGATGCCGACTGGGAATTTGTTGTGAAAATGACCCTTATCATCCGTGACCTGATGATTGGTAACCCGAAATTGAAGGAACTTGGTTTTGCAGAAGAAGCATTGGGACACAATGCCATTGCATCCGGCTTCCAGGGACAACGTCAGTGGACTGACTTCAAACCAAACGGTGACTTCTCTGAAGCGATTCTGAACTCATCTTTTGACTGGAACGGTATCCGTGAAGCATTTGTAGTGGCTACAGAAAATGATGCGTTGAATGGTGTGGCGATGTTGTTTGGTAAACTGTTGACCAATACCGCTCAGGTATTTGCCGATGTTCGTACTTACTGGAGTCCGGAAGCGGTTGAGCGGGTTACCGGTAAGAAACTGGAAGGCCTTGCTGCAAATGGACTGATTCACCTGATCAATTCCGGTTCTGCCGCTTTGGATGGTTCCGGCGAACAAACCAAAGAGGGACAACCTGCTATGAAGCCTTTCTGGGAAATCACAGAAGAAGAGGCGGATAAATGTCTCAAAGCAACTACCTGGTTCCCTGCTGCGCGCGGTTATTTCCGTGGAGGTGGTTTCTCGTCAAACTTCCTGTCAAAAGGAGGAATGCCCGTAACCATGGCTCGTGTGAATCTGGTAAAAGGCCTTGGCCCTGTTCTTCAGATTGCTGAGGGTTGGACAGTCGATATTCCTGCTGATGTTCACCAAATCCTGAATGAGCGTACCGATAAAACCTGGCCAACCACCTGGTTTACTCCGCGTCTGACCGGTAAAGGAGCCTTCCGTGATGTTTATTCGGTGATGAATAACTGGGGCGCAAATCACGGTGCATTCAGCTACGGCCACATTGGCGCTGACCTGATTACACTAGCCTCTATGCTTCGTATTCCGGTGTGTATGCACAACGTGGATGATGAACAAATCTTCCGTCCGAGCGCATGGGCTTCATTTGGTATGGATGCCGAAGGCTCTGATTACCGGGCTTGCCAGACATACGGAGCACTGTATAAATAA
- a CDS encoding GntR family transcriptional regulator, whose translation MKIKFSHSTSKIKSVVDGVSHAIMKGELKGGDNLPSINEMNRRYKVSRDTVFKAYLELKRRGLVDSTPTKGYYVTGEVNHVLLLLDTYSAFKQSLYNQFVSNLPKSYKVDLLFHQYNPHLFETIVRESLGKYSMYVVMNFSNEELSDCLSSIPTQKLLLLDFGSFDKGEIPYLCQDFGESFYNCLVEGKEQLLKYKKFVFLFPEELYHPLTSIDYFNRFCEENNLESEVIREQSEWKGVEASTLYLCILTEDMVKVIKEADAAGFTLGENIGLISYNENPVLEVIKNGISSISIDFGLMGAKAAEYVKTKQLVQEFLPTELILRGSV comes from the coding sequence ATGAAAATCAAATTCTCCCATTCAACATCAAAAATAAAATCAGTAGTAGATGGTGTGTCTCATGCTATCATGAAAGGAGAATTAAAAGGGGGCGATAACCTGCCTTCTATCAACGAGATGAATCGCCGGTATAAAGTGTCGCGTGATACTGTATTTAAGGCCTATCTTGAACTTAAAAGAAGAGGACTTGTAGATTCCACTCCCACTAAAGGGTACTACGTAACCGGCGAGGTGAATCATGTCCTTTTGTTGTTGGATACCTATTCCGCATTTAAGCAAAGCCTTTATAATCAGTTTGTTTCTAACTTGCCGAAAAGCTACAAGGTTGATCTTCTATTTCACCAGTACAATCCGCATTTGTTTGAAACCATCGTGCGGGAAAGTCTGGGTAAGTACAGCATGTATGTGGTGATGAACTTCTCAAACGAAGAGTTGTCGGACTGTTTGAGTTCAATACCGACTCAGAAGCTGCTCTTGCTTGATTTCGGTAGTTTCGATAAAGGAGAAATACCTTATCTGTGCCAGGATTTTGGGGAATCCTTCTATAACTGTCTGGTTGAGGGGAAAGAGCAATTGCTTAAATATAAGAAGTTTGTGTTTCTATTCCCGGAAGAGCTTTATCACCCACTGACTTCCATTGATTATTTCAACCGTTTCTGTGAAGAGAACAATCTGGAGAGTGAGGTGATTCGTGAGCAATCAGAATGGAAAGGAGTGGAAGCATCGACACTGTATCTCTGCATTCTTACTGAGGATATGGTGAAAGTGATTAAGGAAGCGGATGCGGCCGGATTTACATTGGGCGAAAATATCGGATTGATTTCCTATAATGAAAACCCTGTACTTGAGGTGATTAAAAATGGCATTTCTTCTATTTCTATCGATTTCGGTCTGATGGGAGCGAAAGCGGCAGAATATGTCAAGACCAAACAATTAGTCCAGGAGTTTTTACCAACAGAACTTATTTTAAGGGGCTCGGTGTAG
- the fucP gene encoding L-fucose:H+ symporter permease → MSKHKIVSRENLLPFILVTALFYLWAVPNNLNDILIPQFMKSFELNRLQAGLVQSAFYMGYFLLAMPAAYIMDRYNYKTGMIIGLLLFAAGSYMFYPAAMTGTYGLFLTALFVIASGLAFLETGANSFISVLGDPDTSAQRLNFSQAFNPLGAMSGVLIGNIFIFSGVEHSEAQVNALKAAGKYQEYLHGEIMRVIPPYMVIGTVILVMAFLIWKVKFPAETETGTHDKLDTEKPSGHGHFSKLFQYPHFVKGVVAQFFYVGAQVGTWSYMIPYIKDYLGKSEKEAGGFLFASLLVFGFGRFVSTALMRKVNPHSLMGLYTIINVVLVALAVLFPGVIGGYAIVITSFFMSLMFPTIFAFGVKGLGPNTKIGGSMIIMAIIGGAIWTPIMGLIADKTHSMAWAMIVPLIGYLYVMYYSYIGSKPSGPLFDGDEKVVISH, encoded by the coding sequence ATGTCAAAACACAAAATCGTAAGCAGAGAAAATCTGCTGCCGTTTATCCTTGTAACGGCTCTTTTCTACCTGTGGGCAGTGCCCAACAATCTCAATGATATCCTGATTCCGCAGTTCATGAAGTCGTTTGAACTGAATCGTCTTCAGGCTGGATTGGTTCAGTCGGCTTTTTACATGGGGTATTTCCTTTTGGCGATGCCTGCCGCTTACATCATGGACCGTTACAACTACAAGACGGGAATGATTATTGGTTTGCTGCTGTTTGCCGCAGGAAGTTATATGTTTTATCCTGCAGCTATGACCGGAACGTACGGTCTGTTCCTGACAGCACTGTTCGTTATTGCCAGTGGTCTGGCTTTCCTTGAAACCGGTGCAAACTCCTTTATCTCCGTGCTTGGTGACCCGGATACTTCAGCCCAACGTCTGAATTTCTCCCAGGCATTTAACCCGCTGGGTGCGATGAGTGGGGTATTGATTGGAAATATATTTATCTTCTCCGGCGTTGAACACTCCGAAGCACAGGTAAATGCGCTGAAGGCGGCTGGTAAATACCAGGAATACCTGCACGGTGAGATTATGCGGGTAATTCCTCCTTATATGGTGATTGGTACTGTGATTCTGGTGATGGCCTTCCTGATCTGGAAAGTGAAGTTTCCTGCCGAAACAGAAACCGGAACGCATGACAAATTAGACACAGAAAAGCCAAGCGGCCACGGACATTTCTCAAAACTGTTCCAGTATCCTCACTTTGTAAAAGGTGTTGTTGCCCAGTTCTTCTATGTGGGCGCACAGGTAGGAACCTGGAGCTATATGATTCCTTACATTAAGGATTATCTGGGTAAATCGGAAAAAGAGGCCGGTGGATTCCTCTTTGCATCCTTGTTAGTATTCGGTTTTGGCCGTTTTGTTTCTACAGCATTGATGAGAAAAGTCAACCCGCATAGTCTGATGGGACTGTACACGATTATAAATGTCGTTTTGGTTGCTCTTGCCGTTTTATTCCCGGGAGTTATCGGTGGGTATGCGATTGTGATTACCAGTTTCTTCATGTCGCTGATGTTCCCGACCATTTTTGCATTTGGCGTGAAAGGCCTTGGACCGAATACCAAAATCGGTGGTTCTATGATTATCATGGCCATTATCGGTGGTGCCATCTGGACGCCAATCATGGGGCTGATTGCTGATAAAACTCACAGCATGGCGTGGGCGATGATTGTTCCGCTGATTGGATATTTGTACGTAATGTACTACTCTTACATCGGTTCAAAACCTTCCGGTCCATTGTTTGACGGCGATGAGAAGGTGGTTATTTCGCACTAA
- a CDS encoding zinc-binding alcohol dehydrogenase family protein, translating into MKAVQIPAPSEMCVVEVAKPQIKSDEVLLQIKYVGFCGSDLNTFLGKNPMVKLPIVPGHEVGAVIAEIGENVPAGFEVGMSVTLNPYTNCGKCASCRNGRVNACEFNQTFGVQRDGAMLEYLALPWGKVIPAEGISPRDCALIEPMSVGFHAVDRAQVTDLDNVMVIGCGMIGMGAIVRASLRGATVIAVDIDDEKLALAKEYGAKYTINSKSENVHDKMREYTGGFGADVVVEAVGAPPTYVMAIDEVAFTGRVVCIGYAKSEVAFQTKYFVQKELNIMGSRNAMPSDFRAVINYFRNTKNDITRFISAVAKPETAKDAMEAWAADPGKVFRVLVEF; encoded by the coding sequence ATGAAAGCAGTTCAAATCCCGGCACCCTCAGAGATGTGTGTCGTAGAGGTTGCCAAACCTCAAATCAAAAGCGATGAAGTTTTATTGCAAATTAAATATGTCGGCTTCTGTGGCTCTGACCTGAATACCTTCCTCGGTAAAAATCCGATGGTGAAATTGCCGATTGTTCCGGGTCACGAAGTGGGAGCGGTAATTGCCGAAATCGGCGAAAACGTACCTGCCGGTTTCGAGGTAGGTATGAGCGTAACGTTGAATCCATATACCAATTGCGGTAAATGTGCATCGTGTCGCAATGGCCGTGTAAACGCGTGTGAATTCAACCAGACTTTCGGTGTGCAGCGTGATGGCGCAATGCTCGAATATCTGGCTTTACCCTGGGGAAAAGTAATTCCGGCTGAAGGTATCTCTCCGCGTGATTGCGCCCTGATTGAGCCGATGAGTGTGGGCTTCCATGCGGTTGACCGTGCTCAGGTGACCGACCTTGATAACGTAATGGTAATCGGTTGCGGTATGATTGGTATGGGAGCGATTGTTCGCGCTTCATTGCGTGGCGCTACCGTTATCGCCGTAGATATTGACGACGAAAAGCTTGCTTTAGCTAAAGAATATGGAGCAAAATACACCATCAACAGCAAAAGCGAAAACGTGCACGACAAAATGCGCGAATATACCGGAGGCTTTGGCGCTGATGTAGTGGTGGAAGCCGTTGGAGCACCTCCCACTTATGTGATGGCTATTGATGAGGTGGCATTTACTGGCCGCGTCGTTTGTATCGGTTATGCTAAAAGCGAAGTGGCTTTCCAGACCAAGTATTTCGTGCAGAAAGAATTGAATATTATGGGTTCGCGTAATGCGATGCCGTCTGACTTCAGAGCGGTAATCAACTATTTCCGCAATACGAAAAACGACATTACCAGATTCATTTCAGCTGTTGCGAAACCGGAAACCGCTAAAGATGCAATGGAGGCCTGGGCTGCAGACCCTGGCAAAGTATTCCGCGTATTGGTTGAGTTTTAA
- a CDS encoding L-rhamnose mutarotase, with product MNLKSGYPVKQFDQPVKRYCQTLELKYDPALIEEYKYWHRPENRWPEIPQGIREVGILDMEIYLLGSLLFMIVETPLDFEWDSAFAKLAVLNRQAEWEEFMAKFQLTKPGASSAEKWVLMERIFSL from the coding sequence ATGAATCTGAAATCAGGATATCCGGTTAAGCAATTTGACCAACCGGTAAAACGTTACTGCCAGACACTTGAACTTAAGTATGACCCTGCCCTCATTGAGGAATACAAATATTGGCATCGGCCCGAGAATCGTTGGCCGGAAATTCCACAAGGGATTCGTGAAGTAGGAATTCTCGACATGGAAATTTACTTGTTGGGAAGTTTGCTCTTCATGATTGTGGAAACACCGCTTGATTTTGAGTGGGACAGTGCTTTTGCCAAACTGGCAGTCCTGAACCGCCAGGCTGAATGGGAAGAGTTTATGGCTAAATTCCAGTTGACAAAACCCGGCGCTTCTTCAGCTGAGAAGTGGGTATTGATGGAACGGATTTTCAGTCTGTAG
- a CDS encoding amidohydrolase family protein, which translates to MDYKIIDAHAHLWLKQDAVVDGKEIRTLTGGKSIFLGEVRQMMPPYMVDGANTAEIFLANMDYAQVSGAVITQEYIDGNQNEYLLEVAAKYPNRFLVCGLAEFRKPGYFETVKTLHEKGFRAVKVPAQRLLLPEGRIYLTCDEMMKTFKFMEEKGMILSIDLADGAEQVKEMEEVIAECPNLKIAIGHFAMVTRADWQEQVKLARHKNVRIESGGITWLFHPEFYPYNGAVWAIKEAAELVGMEKLMWGSDYPRTMSVITYRMSYDFVQKSNLLTEEEKAKFLGRNAEAFYGFSNLPELPYILSMVE; encoded by the coding sequence ATGGATTACAAAATAATTGACGCGCATGCCCATTTGTGGCTCAAGCAGGATGCCGTGGTGGATGGCAAGGAAATCCGCACCCTGACCGGCGGTAAAAGTATCTTTCTGGGGGAAGTCCGCCAGATGATGCCGCCCTATATGGTGGACGGAGCCAACACCGCCGAAATCTTCCTGGCCAATATGGACTATGCGCAGGTTTCCGGGGCAGTCATTACCCAGGAGTATATCGACGGAAACCAGAATGAGTATCTGCTGGAGGTGGCTGCAAAATATCCAAATCGCTTTTTGGTGTGTGGGTTGGCTGAGTTTCGCAAGCCCGGCTACTTCGAGACGGTAAAAACGCTTCATGAGAAGGGCTTTCGTGCAGTGAAAGTCCCTGCGCAACGACTCCTGTTGCCAGAGGGACGCATATATCTCACCTGCGACGAGATGATGAAGACTTTCAAATTCATGGAGGAAAAGGGGATGATCCTGTCCATCGACCTGGCCGACGGAGCCGAACAGGTGAAAGAGATGGAAGAGGTTATTGCCGAATGTCCTAATCTGAAAATCGCCATCGGTCACTTTGCGATGGTGACCCGTGCCGACTGGCAGGAGCAGGTGAAGCTGGCCCGCCACAAAAACGTGAGGATAGAGTCTGGCGGAATCACCTGGTTGTTTCATCCGGAGTTTTACCCGTACAACGGAGCCGTATGGGCCATCAAAGAGGCGGCTGAACTGGTCGGTATGGAGAAGCTGATGTGGGGCTCGGATTATCCGCGTACCATGTCGGTGATTACTTATCGCATGTCGTATGACTTTGTACAAAAATCAAACCTGCTGACGGAAGAGGAAAAGGCAAAATTCCTGGGACGAAATGCAGAGGCTTTCTATGGCTTCAGCAACTTGCCTGAATTGCCCTACATCCTTTCGATGGTGGAATAA
- a CDS encoding aldo/keto reductase → MEYREIGKTGLKISALSFGASSLGGVFHSLKESDGIQAVHTAVDNGLNFIDVSPYYGHYKAETVLGKALKEVDRSKYILSTKVGRYGENGVNCWDYSAKKATESVYESMERLNVEFIDLINVHDVEFSDVNQVINETLPALHELKAKGVVGHVGITGLPLELLKYVVENTKKGVVESILSFCHYCLNDDALVDYLDFFEANEVGVINASPLSMGMLTERGAPAWHPATPELKAVCEKAVQHVKSKGASIEQMAMKYSVSNPRISSTLFSTTSSENVLKNIKWIEEPLDEQLLLEVREIIGPYFRETWENS, encoded by the coding sequence ATGGAATATCGTGAAATCGGTAAGACGGGACTGAAAATATCAGCCCTGAGTTTTGGTGCGTCATCACTGGGTGGCGTGTTTCACTCCCTGAAGGAGAGCGACGGCATACAAGCCGTGCATACAGCTGTAGATAACGGATTGAATTTCATTGATGTATCTCCCTATTACGGTCATTACAAAGCGGAAACTGTATTGGGTAAAGCCCTGAAAGAGGTAGACCGCTCAAAATACATCCTGTCCACAAAAGTGGGCCGCTACGGCGAGAATGGTGTAAACTGCTGGGACTATTCGGCTAAAAAGGCGACCGAAAGTGTTTATGAAAGCATGGAACGCCTGAATGTGGAGTTCATCGACCTGATAAATGTACACGATGTAGAGTTTAGCGACGTGAATCAGGTTATCAACGAGACGCTTCCCGCCCTGCATGAACTTAAGGCCAAAGGCGTGGTAGGCCATGTGGGAATTACCGGACTTCCGCTAGAGCTGTTGAAATATGTAGTGGAAAATACGAAAAAAGGAGTAGTCGAAAGCATCCTTTCCTTCTGTCACTACTGCCTGAATGACGATGCGTTGGTGGATTATCTGGATTTCTTCGAAGCCAATGAGGTAGGAGTGATCAATGCCTCTCCACTCTCAATGGGAATGTTGACCGAACGTGGCGCTCCAGCCTGGCACCCGGCTACACCTGAGTTGAAAGCGGTTTGTGAAAAAGCGGTTCAGCACGTGAAATCAAAAGGTGCATCCATCGAACAGATGGCTATGAAATATTCGGTGAGCAATCCGCGTATCTCTTCAACTCTTTTCAGTACAACCAGCTCTGAGAATGTCCTGAAAAATATCAAATGGATTGAAGAGCCGCTCGATGAGCAATTGTTGCTGGAAGTGCGCGAAATCATCGGACCATACTTCCGCGAAACCTGGGAGAACTCATAA
- the trhA gene encoding PAQR family membrane homeostasis protein TrhA → MGNNKPIKYYSAVEERLNILSHGLGMLMSFIALPLLIRQALENGQSRYLVSFIIYGVSLITLYTASTIYHSARTDIRRRRLNVFDHAAIYVLIAGTYTPLTLVTLHGKIGWALFAVAWGAALVGVVLKLFFTGKYNLLSTIMYVAMGWIVVFAAKSLINNLAVEGLWWLLAGGISYTVGAVLYSLKKLKFNHAIFHLFVLIGSFCHFMTIYGYVK, encoded by the coding sequence ATGGGAAATAACAAACCAATCAAATACTATTCCGCCGTAGAAGAACGGCTCAATATCCTTTCACACGGATTGGGTATGCTAATGAGTTTTATCGCTCTGCCTCTGCTCATCAGGCAGGCTCTTGAGAACGGGCAAAGCCGCTATTTGGTCAGTTTTATCATTTACGGAGTGAGCCTTATCACGTTATATACCGCTTCCACAATCTATCACAGTGCGCGAACCGACATACGCCGCCGCAGATTGAATGTCTTTGACCATGCCGCCATCTATGTCCTCATTGCGGGTACCTATACCCCGCTTACGCTGGTCACGCTGCATGGAAAAATCGGCTGGGCACTCTTTGCGGTTGCCTGGGGGGCTGCATTGGTCGGCGTTGTGTTGAAACTCTTTTTCACGGGGAAATACAACCTCCTCTCTACCATTATGTATGTGGCTATGGGCTGGATAGTAGTCTTTGCGGCTAAATCATTAATCAACAACCTGGCCGTTGAAGGGCTTTGGTGGTTATTGGCGGGCGGCATATCCTACACTGTCGGTGCCGTCTTATACAGTCTTAAAAAGCTGAAGTTCAATCACGCCATCTTTCACCTGTTTGTCCTCATCGGCAGCTTTTGTCATTTTATGACTATCTACGGTTATGTCAAATAA